In one window of Deinococcus terrestris DNA:
- a CDS encoding tetratricopeptide repeat protein: MNRGAHLLSLAALLLAPSALAAGSWVSLSDQTILGPEAEMRKQVGELRTDACKPAVRDYKTPGLPPGGGLDIDAAIKSLEDMLKTMAPGAQGREAVEQSLKRLREQKEKGTKVLPLPVRREQGAMTFEAAIKTAETLVGAPGRKATGGTSSDVAAALAAKSPRAALALLLAGHRAKPKDAMTLVNLAGVLTLAGLPREAIAVLDRAAELGGKLPAPGGVPGEAIALTNRGHAFLGLGRWSEAQIPLKQALALAPDLSEARMNLSKALLCSGDVTGATRELRTALRRTVAPESSDLILTEDTPGTHGDALKPREQASTRRSAGTMFDLSRGATFDLPQLKLPRDRREAISLHPKYEALEREGRGVLNGLQARATAVNLSQVLDPGERRWFERVNGAITTSVYEPEVWPAYQSAYAAHYALNKAFRPLADTRNATIEAGMKALPSPHTCEDVDKVYDDAYQTYMDALRPYVRAQEQAMARFVSARVRFETALAANLPDPQVRAAKRAAIEASAKSSFYGPVVYGAILISDVFPLVCNKKVPDVPLDLAALPTLDLDPCGGALSSMKLKSKVPSAALKGAGLGLSWSLSCKKIDIELSTSSLMDAKWLGGFASASLDWNGNATLFTGVKAELKLPSGAPATGGLGAKEGVYIKFGQGGIQDAGMRVELKGSLGAGPDASTGLWEGKIEQEFGVAAAVAYWRER, from the coding sequence ATGAACAGAGGAGCCCATCTGCTTTCCCTCGCCGCCCTCCTCCTCGCCCCCTCCGCCCTCGCCGCCGGGTCCTGGGTGTCCCTCAGCGACCAGACCATCCTGGGTCCCGAGGCCGAGATGCGGAAACAGGTCGGCGAACTTCGCACCGACGCCTGCAAGCCCGCCGTGCGCGACTACAAGACGCCGGGCCTGCCCCCGGGCGGCGGACTCGACATTGACGCCGCGATCAAGTCGCTCGAAGACATGCTGAAGACGATGGCGCCCGGCGCTCAGGGCCGCGAGGCGGTCGAGCAGTCCCTGAAGCGGCTGCGCGAACAGAAGGAAAAGGGCACCAAGGTCCTGCCCCTTCCCGTTCGCCGCGAACAGGGCGCGATGACCTTTGAGGCGGCCATCAAGACGGCGGAGACCCTGGTGGGGGCGCCGGGCCGGAAGGCGACGGGCGGCACCTCGTCCGACGTGGCCGCGGCCCTGGCGGCGAAGAGTCCCCGGGCCGCCCTCGCCCTGCTGCTCGCCGGGCACCGCGCGAAGCCGAAGGACGCGATGACCCTGGTGAACCTCGCGGGCGTGCTGACGCTGGCGGGATTGCCGCGCGAGGCCATCGCCGTGCTCGACCGGGCGGCGGAACTGGGCGGCAAGCTGCCCGCGCCCGGCGGCGTGCCCGGAGAGGCCATCGCCCTGACGAACCGGGGGCACGCCTTCCTGGGCCTGGGACGCTGGAGCGAGGCGCAGATTCCCCTCAAGCAGGCCCTCGCGCTCGCCCCCGACCTGTCCGAGGCCCGCATGAACCTTTCCAAGGCCCTGCTGTGCTCCGGCGACGTGACCGGAGCGACGCGCGAACTGCGGACGGCCCTGCGGCGAACGGTGGCCCCCGAGAGCAGCGACCTCATCCTCACCGAGGACACGCCGGGCACGCACGGCGACGCCCTCAAGCCCCGTGAGCAGGCGTCCACCCGGCGTTCGGCGGGAACCATGTTCGACCTGTCGCGCGGCGCGACCTTCGATCTGCCGCAGCTCAAACTGCCGCGCGACCGCCGCGAGGCGATCTCGCTGCACCCCAAGTACGAGGCGCTGGAGCGTGAGGGGCGCGGAGTGCTGAACGGCTTGCAGGCCCGCGCGACCGCCGTGAATCTTTCCCAGGTGCTCGATCCCGGCGAGCGGCGCTGGTTCGAGCGGGTCAACGGCGCCATCACCACCTCGGTCTACGAGCCCGAGGTCTGGCCTGCGTACCAGTCCGCCTACGCGGCGCACTACGCCCTGAACAAGGCGTTTCGCCCCCTCGCCGACACGCGCAACGCGACCATCGAGGCAGGGATGAAGGCGTTGCCCTCGCCGCACACCTGCGAGGACGTGGACAAGGTATACGACGACGCCTACCAGACGTACATGGACGCCCTGCGCCCCTACGTGAGGGCCCAGGAGCAGGCGATGGCCCGCTTCGTGTCGGCCCGCGTGCGGTTCGAGACGGCGCTCGCCGCCAACCTCCCCGATCCGCAGGTGCGAGCGGCCAAACGCGCCGCCATCGAGGCGTCCGCCAAGTCGTCCTTTTACGGCCCCGTCGTGTACGGTGCGATCCTCATCAGCGACGTGTTTCCCCTCGTCTGCAACAAGAAGGTGCCGGACGTGCCCCTCGACCTCGCCGCGCTCCCGACCCTCGACCTGGACCCCTGCGGCGGCGCCCTGTCCAGCATGAAGCTCAAGTCCAAGGTACCCTCGGCGGCCCTGAAGGGCGCGGGGCTGGGCCTGAGCTGGTCGCTGAGCTGCAAGAAGATCGATATCGAACTCTCGACCTCGTCGCTGATGGACGCCAAGTGGCTCGGGGGCTTCGCCTCGGCCAGCCTCGATTGGAACGGCAACGCCACCCTGTTCACGGGGGTGAAGGCCGAACTCAAGCTGCCGAGCGGCGCACCCGCCACGGGTGGCCTCGGGGCGAAGGAAGGCGTGTACATCAAGTTCGGCCAAGGCGGCATTCAGGACGCCGGGATGCGCGTGGAACTCAAGGGATCGCTGGGCGCCGGACCGGACGCTTCCACCGGGCTGTGGGAGGGCAAGATCGAGCAGGAGTTCGGCGTGGCGGCGGCGGTGGCGTACTGGCGCGAACGCTGA
- a CDS encoding carboxypeptidase-like regulatory domain-containing protein, translated as MKNAKLLLLALAVTTLPACGGGAAPGQPGPTPPGQEQPAPTPSPAPAPGAYTVTGRILTEGGEPLAGVEVTATHTVSYTYGTAKTDAQGRYRIALPQTLGSWDVAASMTLTFGGQDFDLRLAPEIDTPFAGAQGAVRDFVYRAEDAPRGKVFDYISNSDVEIDYGTLEVTFTPDGPNAAKSTETVTIKYPYGYGLPDLPLGQYYVTASQMRGGVKEQLLIATRDNPNFTPRALARFLPDSHYGPTLELFWKNP; from the coding sequence ATGAAGAACGCGAAACTGCTGCTGCTGGCCCTCGCCGTCACCACTCTCCCCGCCTGCGGGGGCGGCGCGGCTCCCGGCCAACCCGGCCCCACGCCGCCCGGTCAGGAGCAGCCCGCCCCGACCCCAAGCCCGGCGCCCGCCCCCGGCGCATACACCGTCACGGGCCGCATCCTGACCGAAGGCGGCGAGCCACTGGCGGGGGTGGAGGTCACGGCCACCCACACGGTGTCCTACACCTACGGCACGGCAAAGACCGATGCCCAGGGGAGATACCGCATCGCGCTGCCCCAGACCCTCGGCTCCTGGGACGTGGCCGCCTCCATGACCCTGACCTTCGGTGGACAGGATTTCGACCTGCGCCTGGCCCCCGAGATTGACACGCCGTTTGCCGGGGCCCAGGGCGCGGTGCGCGACTTCGTCTACCGCGCCGAGGACGCCCCCAGGGGCAAGGTGTTTGACTACATCAGTAACTCGGATGTGGAGATTGACTACGGCACCCTGGAGGTGACCTTCACGCCCGACGGCCCGAATGCGGCGAAAAGCACCGAGACGGTGACCATCAAGTATCCCTATGGCTATGGCCTGCCGGACTTGCCCCTGGGTCAGTACTACGTGACCGCCAGCCAGATGCGCGGCGGCGTGAAAGAGCAGCTGCTGATCGCCACGCGCGACAATCCCAACTTCACCCCCCGCGCCCTGGCCCGCTTCCTGCCGGACAGCCACTACGGACCCACGCTGGAACTGTTCTGGAAGAACCCCTGA
- a CDS encoding YbjN domain-containing protein, which produces MKKNPLLLLAALSLAALTPARAATADVLDAKPASLVKVLSEGGYKPQLRPGDSKTQPSIALKVKGDDVYLYFSGCKDGMCRRVTASNGFEFPKDRSGLAKVLADWNAEWYSQAYEGEDGVYLDASYLLAGGYTKANFTAWLDAYLEEYGDFGDKLY; this is translated from the coding sequence ATGAAAAAGAACCCCCTGCTGCTCCTCGCCGCCCTCTCACTCGCCGCCCTGACCCCGGCCCGCGCCGCCACCGCGGACGTGCTCGATGCCAAGCCCGCTTCCCTGGTCAAGGTCCTCAGTGAGGGGGGGTACAAGCCACAACTGCGTCCCGGTGACAGCAAGACCCAGCCTTCCATTGCCCTCAAGGTGAAGGGCGACGACGTATATCTCTACTTCAGCGGCTGCAAGGACGGGATGTGCCGCCGCGTGACGGCCAGCAACGGCTTCGAGTTCCCCAAGGACCGGAGTGGGCTCGCCAAAGTCTTGGCGGACTGGAACGCCGAGTGGTACAGCCAGGCCTACGAGGGGGAGGACGGGGTATACCTCGACGCCTCCTACCTGCTCGCGGGCGGCTATACCAAGGCCAACTTCACGGCGTGGCTGGACGCCTACCTGGAGGAGTACGGCGACTTCGGGGACAAGCTGTACTGA
- a CDS encoding carboxypeptidase regulatory-like domain-containing protein, translating to MRTLTLALSLLIPLTPMSSHTYAVAQSQTRTAPAKARPFHMTGVVKNSQGKPLAGVRVGADNTVLDGSEVWTTTDAQGRYDLDLSRMPILNSWTAVAHVVVKYGGEQQTLTPEVDNSAPFLGKDGAIRNFTLKITGKSPGGGYYGALFYANLGLSEAGEMPEWGDVEFTLTPAGPLIDGSKGQPIKLRQSQLPFEVPQGRYKVTARSISGKGPIWLKVRGGAYGPEAVLHPTYTAGTGMTLSVDMVHPRR from the coding sequence ATGCGAACCCTGACCCTCGCCCTTTCGTTGCTCATTCCCCTCACCCCCATGTCGTCCCACACGTACGCCGTCGCGCAGAGTCAGACGCGGACGGCGCCCGCCAAGGCCCGGCCCTTCCACATGACTGGCGTGGTGAAGAACTCGCAGGGCAAACCTCTCGCGGGTGTGCGGGTCGGCGCCGACAACACCGTGCTCGACGGTTCCGAGGTCTGGACGACCACCGACGCCCAGGGCCGCTACGACCTCGACCTTTCCAGGATGCCCATCCTCAACTCGTGGACCGCCGTGGCCCACGTGGTGGTGAAGTACGGCGGCGAGCAGCAGACGCTCACGCCCGAGGTGGACAACTCCGCCCCCTTTCTGGGCAAGGACGGTGCCATCCGCAATTTCACCCTCAAGATCACGGGCAAGTCGCCGGGCGGGGGGTACTACGGCGCCCTGTTCTACGCCAACCTGGGCCTGTCGGAAGCCGGGGAGATGCCCGAGTGGGGGGACGTGGAGTTCACCCTGACTCCAGCAGGACCGCTGATTGACGGCTCGAAGGGGCAGCCGATCAAGCTGCGTCAATCCCAGCTCCCCTTCGAGGTGCCGCAGGGCCGGTACAAGGTCACGGCGCGTTCCATCTCGGGCAAGGGGCCGATCTGGCTGAAGGTGCGGGGCGGCGCGTACGGCCCCGAGGCGGTGCTCCATCCCACGTACACAGCGGGCACGGGCATGACGCTCTCGGTGGACATGGTGCATCCGCGCCGCTGA
- a CDS encoding DUF3592 domain-containing protein: MSHDCLRSVGLALMLLGLATGAVLVPALLDLTRGTNWESVPGIVLSSTVERRVSHETDADGNRFLVERFEPRVTYRYTVSGVTQVGHDLAPHEVASVDEGWARTQAARYRPGDGVTVYHSPNGRRAALLPALSAGVWAWLALPGLALLLGVGLMRRGRGSSRGQGGRRFPTSRRAARGAR, encoded by the coding sequence ATGAGCCACGATTGCTTGAGGTCGGTCGGGCTGGCGCTGATGCTGCTGGGCCTTGCCACAGGAGCAGTGCTGGTGCCCGCGCTGCTTGACTTGACCCGTGGCACGAACTGGGAGAGCGTGCCCGGCATCGTCCTGTCCTCGACGGTCGAGCGCCGCGTCTCCCACGAGACGGATGCGGACGGCAACAGGTTCTTGGTCGAGCGCTTCGAGCCCCGCGTCACGTACCGCTACACGGTCTCCGGGGTGACCCAGGTGGGCCATGACCTCGCGCCGCATGAGGTCGCGTCGGTGGACGAAGGGTGGGCCCGGACGCAGGCTGCGCGGTACAGGCCCGGCGACGGGGTGACGGTCTACCACTCGCCGAACGGCAGACGCGCCGCCCTGTTGCCCGCCCTGTCCGCCGGGGTCTGGGCCTGGCTCGCCCTGCCCGGCCTCGCGCTCCTGCTTGGGGTGGGGCTGATGCGGAGAGGGCGCGGGTCATCCCGTGGGCAGGGTGGGCGGCGCTTTCCAACCTCCAGACGCGCTGCTCGTGGCGCCCGTTAA
- a CDS encoding sensor domain-containing diguanylate cyclase → MSPILPAEEFVRLEALARYAVLDDLPAEAFARLATLAAQFFQAPIALINFVAEDSARCQACVGVDLRVLDRQVSFCSYTVMQPGVLVVPDLQQDPRFVDNPLVTAPGGYRFYAGAPLTTPSGHNIGTLCVLDTQPRGGASTAEREALQNLAALAVDELELRRVAAELEREVRARDRLMHDLRRVTRHSETLLAIFELADLDLLPQELAEHAAALVADVTDLGWAGLVTTDGDTWHTRTVWQAPGLNPQLAERLTQPSPRGTDPSGDAVHFLDTPAALARTRPDLLEAGVCVAAQVPLGSSGDQPSHLLAVRTRPLAWAAADRVLLETVGRCVVAGVRRKAALDAAQREATFDALTGLPGRRSFERDLDARVAGEEPFALVRCAFTDFAALNGALGHVEGDVLLARCAEALGRGLTDGDRAYRLDGVHFALLLSASPEGDRETAERQAREAPARALSAARDAGLELPGVSVGTALWPRDARSARALLHLASQRRQADERRNSSAAR, encoded by the coding sequence ATGTCTCCCATCCTTCCTGCAGAGGAATTCGTGCGCCTGGAAGCCCTGGCCCGTTATGCGGTGCTGGATGACCTTCCTGCTGAAGCCTTCGCCCGGCTGGCTACGCTGGCTGCCCAGTTTTTTCAGGCACCCATCGCGCTGATCAACTTTGTGGCCGAGGACAGCGCCCGGTGTCAGGCGTGCGTGGGCGTCGACCTGCGGGTGCTGGACCGGCAGGTGTCGTTTTGCAGCTACACCGTGATGCAGCCTGGCGTGCTGGTGGTTCCAGATCTGCAGCAGGACCCTCGCTTCGTGGACAATCCGCTGGTCACGGCGCCGGGGGGGTACCGTTTCTACGCCGGAGCGCCCCTGACCACGCCGTCCGGCCACAACATCGGGACCCTCTGCGTGCTGGACACGCAGCCGCGTGGGGGGGCCAGCACCGCCGAGCGCGAGGCCCTCCAGAATCTCGCGGCCCTGGCCGTCGACGAACTGGAACTGCGGCGGGTGGCAGCCGAGCTGGAACGTGAAGTCCGCGCCCGCGACCGCCTGATGCATGACCTTCGCCGGGTGACCCGCCACAGCGAGACATTGCTGGCCATCTTCGAGCTCGCCGACCTTGACCTGCTTCCGCAGGAGCTGGCCGAACACGCCGCCGCCCTCGTCGCGGACGTGACGGACCTCGGCTGGGCCGGGCTGGTCACCACAGACGGCGACACGTGGCACACCCGCACCGTCTGGCAGGCGCCGGGGCTGAATCCTCAACTTGCGGAGCGGCTGACCCAGCCGTCTCCTCGCGGAACAGACCCCAGCGGCGACGCCGTGCATTTTCTGGACACCCCGGCCGCGCTCGCCCGCACGCGGCCGGACCTCCTGGAGGCCGGAGTGTGCGTGGCGGCGCAGGTCCCGCTGGGAAGCTCCGGCGATCAGCCCTCCCACCTCCTCGCCGTGCGGACCCGCCCGCTGGCCTGGGCCGCTGCGGACCGCGTCCTGCTGGAAACGGTGGGCCGCTGCGTGGTGGCCGGTGTGCGCCGCAAAGCCGCGCTGGACGCCGCCCAGCGCGAGGCGACCTTCGACGCCCTGACGGGATTGCCAGGCCGCCGTTCCTTCGAGCGCGATCTCGACGCGCGGGTGGCCGGGGAAGAGCCGTTCGCCTTGGTGCGCTGCGCGTTCACGGATTTCGCGGCTCTCAATGGAGCGCTGGGTCATGTCGAGGGCGACGTCCTGTTGGCGCGGTGTGCGGAAGCGCTGGGCCGTGGACTGACGGACGGGGACCGCGCCTACCGCCTTGACGGCGTCCACTTCGCCCTGCTGCTGTCAGCCTCCCCGGAAGGCGACCGGGAGACGGCCGAGCGCCAGGCCCGCGAGGCGCCCGCCCGCGCCCTGAGTGCGGCGCGGGACGCTGGACTCGAGTTGCCCGGCGTCAGCGTGGGCACCGCGTTGTGGCCGCGCGACGCCCGCTCGGCCCGCGCTCTCCTGCACCTCGCCAGCCAGCGCCGCCAGGCCGACGAGCGCCGCAACAGTTCGGCGGCCAGATAG
- a CDS encoding catalase produces MSDQKLPEHNTAAEGERTLTTRQGHPVRNNQQQRTVGTRGPATLENYQFLEKISHFDRERIPERVVHARGAGAHGYFEAYGKVGDEPISKYTRAKLFQEAGKRTPVFVRFSTVIHSSHSPETMRDPRGFAVKFYTEDGNWDLVGNNLKVFFIRDAIKFPDVIHSLKPDPVTNRQDGGRIFDFMSNTPEAMHMLTLLFSPWGIPANYRQMQGSGVNTYKWVNDQGEAVLVKYHWEPVQGIRNLTQRDAEQIQAKNINHATQDLYEAIERGDYPQWELLVQIMSDDDHPELDFDPLDDTKIWPKEQFPWLPVGRMTLDRNPENYFAEVEQAAFGTGVLVDGLDFSDDKMLVGRTFSYSDTQRYRVGTNYLQLPINAPKKHVATNQRDGQMAYRVDVAPGQNPHVNYEPNSTNGLREAPRDVVEYTPWVEGHLQRAPIERTNDFQQAGEQYRAFEDWERDDLISNLVENISAATPEVQARMVELFTKCDEDYGRRVAEGLEQVRRGREEREREAVAQAEERSKEAQPY; encoded by the coding sequence ATGAGCGACCAGAAGCTTCCCGAACACAACACCGCTGCCGAGGGCGAGCGCACCCTGACCACCCGGCAGGGCCACCCCGTCCGCAACAACCAGCAGCAGCGCACCGTGGGCACGCGCGGCCCCGCCACCCTGGAGAACTACCAGTTCCTCGAGAAGATCAGCCACTTCGACCGCGAGCGTATCCCCGAGCGGGTCGTGCACGCGCGCGGCGCCGGGGCGCACGGCTACTTCGAGGCCTATGGCAAGGTGGGCGACGAGCCTATCAGCAAGTACACGCGGGCCAAGCTCTTTCAGGAGGCGGGCAAGCGCACCCCCGTCTTCGTGCGTTTCTCCACCGTGATCCACTCCAGCCACTCGCCGGAGACGATGCGCGACCCGCGCGGTTTCGCGGTGAAGTTCTACACGGAAGACGGCAACTGGGACCTCGTGGGGAACAACCTCAAGGTGTTTTTCATCCGCGACGCGATCAAGTTCCCGGACGTGATTCACTCGCTCAAGCCTGACCCGGTGACGAACCGGCAGGACGGCGGGCGCATCTTCGACTTCATGAGCAACACGCCCGAAGCGATGCATATGCTGACCCTGCTGTTCTCGCCCTGGGGCATCCCGGCGAACTACCGCCAGATGCAGGGTTCGGGCGTGAACACCTACAAGTGGGTGAACGACCAGGGCGAGGCCGTGCTCGTGAAGTACCACTGGGAGCCCGTGCAGGGCATCCGCAACCTGACCCAGCGCGACGCCGAGCAGATTCAGGCCAAGAACATCAACCACGCCACCCAGGACCTCTACGAGGCCATCGAGCGCGGCGACTACCCGCAGTGGGAACTCCTCGTCCAGATCATGTCGGACGACGACCACCCGGAACTCGACTTCGATCCGCTCGACGACACCAAGATCTGGCCCAAGGAGCAGTTCCCCTGGCTCCCGGTCGGCCGGATGACCCTCGACCGCAACCCGGAGAACTATTTCGCGGAGGTCGAGCAGGCCGCCTTCGGCACGGGTGTTCTCGTGGACGGGCTGGACTTCAGTGACGACAAGATGCTGGTGGGGCGGACTTTCTCGTACTCGGACACCCAGCGCTACCGGGTGGGCACGAACTACCTCCAGCTCCCGATCAACGCGCCCAAAAAGCACGTCGCCACCAACCAGCGCGACGGGCAGATGGCCTACCGGGTGGACGTGGCGCCGGGGCAAAACCCCCACGTCAACTACGAGCCCAACTCCACGAACGGCCTGCGTGAAGCGCCGCGTGACGTGGTGGAATACACCCCCTGGGTCGAAGGTCATCTCCAGCGGGCGCCCATCGAGCGCACCAACGACTTTCAGCAGGCGGGCGAACAGTACCGGGCTTTCGAGGACTGGGAGCGTGACGACCTGATCTCGAACCTCGTGGAAAACATCTCTGCCGCCACCCCCGAGGTGCAGGCGCGGATGGTCGAGCTGTTCACGAAGTGCGACGAGGACTATGGCCGCCGCGTGGCCGAGGGGCTTGAGCAGGTGCGCCGGGGCCGGGAGGAGCGCGAGCGCGAGGCCGTGGCGCAGGCCGAGGAGCGCAGCAAGGAGGCGCAGCCTTACTGA
- a CDS encoding glycerate kinase type-2 family protein, translating into MNWRAVLEDTYREALAAVAPARLLVPHLDGPRPDLVVAFGKAALPMLRAALEAHPGVPGLAVAPRDSADLQAPAGAEIYPASHPVPGEDSVRAAEAVLARVSALPAGSRVLVLVSGGGSALLSAPWGVTLAQKQALTRELLAAGADITAINTVRKHLSRVKGGRLAVATQAEVRALLISDVIGDDPSVIASGPTVPDPSTFADALAVLDRFRIAAPEARAHLAAGARGHLRETPKPGEVPHAQTQIVGSGRVLLGAARDALTRRGIDAHLLSATQDGDVRDLAAWHAAEIRRRLPGLPAPLVLLSGGEATVTLRGNGVGGRNQEFALWLLRDLGEKGLHALSAGSDGVDGSSAATGAFLTPNSLARARRLGLAPDAFLARNDSGTFFTRLGDALVTGPTGHNLGDLRLLVLLPGV; encoded by the coding sequence ATGAACTGGCGGGCTGTGCTGGAGGACACCTACCGGGAGGCGCTCGCGGCGGTGGCCCCAGCCCGGCTGCTCGTGCCCCATCTGGACGGGCCACGCCCTGACCTGGTGGTTGCGTTCGGCAAGGCAGCCCTGCCCATGCTGCGGGCCGCACTGGAGGCCCATCCGGGGGTTCCCGGTCTCGCCGTGGCCCCGCGTGACTCGGCGGACCTTCAAGCCCCGGCGGGAGCAGAGATTTATCCCGCCTCCCACCCCGTTCCCGGTGAGGACAGCGTGCGGGCAGCCGAGGCGGTGCTGGCCCGCGTCTCGGCGCTGCCTGCCGGAAGCCGCGTGCTGGTCCTCGTGTCCGGCGGTGGCAGCGCCCTGCTCTCGGCGCCCTGGGGGGTCACGCTGGCGCAGAAGCAGGCCCTGACCCGCGAGCTGCTGGCGGCCGGGGCGGACATTACCGCGATCAACACCGTCCGCAAGCATCTGTCGCGGGTGAAGGGGGGGCGGCTGGCGGTGGCGACCCAGGCGGAGGTGCGGGCGCTTCTCATCTCCGACGTGATCGGGGACGATCCCTCGGTGATCGCGTCGGGGCCGACGGTGCCCGACCCCTCGACCTTCGCGGACGCGCTGGCGGTGCTGGACCGCTTCCGGATCGCGGCTCCCGAGGCCCGCGCCCATCTGGCGGCGGGAGCGCGGGGCCACCTCCGGGAAACTCCCAAGCCCGGCGAGGTGCCCCATGCCCAGACCCAGATCGTCGGCTCCGGGCGGGTGCTGCTGGGGGCGGCCCGCGACGCCCTCACCCGGCGCGGGATTGACGCCCACCTCCTCTCCGCCACCCAGGACGGCGACGTGCGCGACCTCGCGGCCTGGCACGCGGCAGAGATCCGGCGGCGCCTCCCCGGCCTGCCTGCCCCGCTGGTTCTCCTCTCCGGCGGCGAAGCGACCGTCACCCTGCGCGGAAACGGGGTGGGCGGGCGCAACCAGGAATTCGCCCTGTGGCTGCTCCGTGACCTTGGGGAGAAGGGACTCCACGCCCTCTCCGCCGGGTCCGACGGGGTGGACGGGAGCAGTGCGGCGACCGGAGCCTTCCTGACCCCCAACTCGCTCGCGCGGGCGCGGCGGCTGGGTCTCGCCCCGGACGCTTTTCTGGCCCGCAATGATTCCGGCACCTTCTTCACCCGGCTGGGCGACGCGCTGGTGACCGGGCCGACTGGCCACAACCTCGGGGACCTGCGGCTGCTGGTGCTTCTCCCCGGCGTCTGA
- a CDS encoding GNAT family N-acetyltransferase, with product MHLRSLGYRTDLIFARSRGRVTDLGEAVAVANPHSPSHYFGNLLIFRRPPQPGDLPHWETLFARHIGQPPETPHRLFGWDVPAEGKADWTQFLRAGYHLEENVVMAAPRLRPPPQPNTRAEYRPLADTDEEWAQALGNQIASREDGYDEDRYRRFKEGQLRGLREMCRAGQGFWYGAFLDGRLVADLGVFSDGEGLLRYQSVGTDPAYRRQGLCGSLTFFAGEHARAHFGAERLVIVADEHYVAKRVYSSVGFQDAERQQLLLHVSR from the coding sequence ATGCACCTGCGTTCCCTGGGCTACCGCACCGACCTGATCTTTGCCCGCTCCCGGGGCCGCGTCACCGACCTCGGCGAGGCGGTCGCGGTCGCCAACCCCCACAGCCCCAGCCACTACTTCGGCAACCTGCTGATCTTTCGCCGACCGCCGCAGCCGGGGGACCTGCCCCACTGGGAAACCTTGTTCGCCCGCCACATCGGCCAGCCGCCCGAGACCCCGCACCGCCTGTTCGGCTGGGACGTTCCGGCCGAGGGGAAGGCCGATTGGACCCAGTTCCTGCGGGCGGGCTACCACTTGGAGGAGAACGTCGTGATGGCGGCCCCCCGGCTGCGCCCCCCGCCTCAGCCCAACACCCGCGCCGAGTATCGCCCCCTGGCCGACACCGACGAGGAGTGGGCACAGGCCCTGGGAAACCAGATTGCCAGCCGGGAGGACGGCTACGACGAGGACCGCTACCGCCGCTTCAAGGAGGGCCAGTTGCGTGGGCTGCGCGAGATGTGCCGCGCGGGGCAGGGCTTCTGGTACGGGGCCTTTCTGGACGGGCGGCTGGTCGCGGACCTGGGCGTGTTCTCGGACGGCGAGGGGCTCCTGCGGTACCAGAGCGTCGGCACCGACCCGGCGTACCGGCGGCAGGGGCTGTGCGGCTCCCTGACCTTCTTCGCCGGGGAACATGCCCGCGCGCACTTCGGGGCCGAGCGGCTGGTGATCGTGGCGGACGAGCACTACGTCGCCAAACGGGTGTACTCGTCGGTGGGCTTCCAGGACGCCGAGCGCCAGCAGCTCCTGCTCCATGTCAGCCGCTAG